The genomic region TTTTCTGAAAGTGGAGAAATTACTTATAAAAAACATAAAATTTATTTATATAAAGAAGATTTTTCTAAATTTCAGAGTATACTTGATGATATGATTCGATTTATTATAAATGAAAAAGGGAGAGAAGTAATTTCAGAACGTCATCAAAAAGATTTTAAAAATCATACATTTAATCAAGAAATTAAAAAAATTCATAAAAAACCATTAGAAAAAAAAAACATTACAAATATTAATTTTGAGGATATATAAATAAGTATATTTAAGTATTGGTAAATTTCATATTATATAATATTTTTAGTATATTTTCAAATATGATTTAGTTTATTGATAGATAATATTTTTATATTATGGAAAATTATAGAAATATAATGAAGAATATTAATACTTTTATTTTTGATGTTGATGGGGTATTAACTAATTGTACTTTAAATTTATTTCCTGATGGGAATATGGTACGTCAAATGTTTGCTAAAGATGGATTTGCTATAGAATTAGCGAAAGATAGAGGATATAATTTATGTATTATTACAAGAGGTGCAGATTTAATGGTTTTTCGTCGTTTAAGAGATTTTAATATTCAATATATTTATCAAGGTATTGATAATAAAAAAAAATATTTGGATGAATATTGTAATATTTTAAATATTACTAGAAAAAAAATATTATATATGGGGGATGATATTCCAGATATTGAAATTATGCAATCTGTAGCTTTACCTTGTTCCCCAATAGATGCAGTACCAGAAGTAAAAAAAGTATCTAAATATATTTCTCCTAAAAAAGGAGGTAGGGGGTGTGTAAGAGATGTAATAGAACAAACTTTGAAAATTCAAAAAAAATTGGTTATAATAATAAAAAAAAAATAGTGTCCATCGACACTATTTTTTTTTTATTATTTCTTCTTATTTTTATTTAATATTATTCCTCATTTACATCATTCCTCCCATTCCACCACCACCAGCTCCAGGCATTGGTGGAGAACTTGGTTCATCTTTTTTTATTTCTGTAACAACACATTCAGTAGTTAATAACATTCCTGAAACTGATGCTGCATTTTCTAATGCAACTCTTGCTACTTTAGTAGGATCTATAATTCCTTCAACTATCATATTTTTATATTCTCCAATTTTTGCATCATAACCAAAATCACCTTTTCCCTCAGCTACTTTAGCAACTACTACAGAACCTTCTCCACCTGCATTAGCTACAATTTGACGTAAAGGTTCTTCTAATGATCTTCTTACTATTTGTATTCCGGTATCTTGATCAGAATTATCTCCTATAATATTTTCTAATGATTTGATTGCTCGAACTAATGCAACACCACCACCAGCTACAATACCTTCTTCAACTGCCGCACGAGTAGCATTTAAAGCATCATCTACACGATCTTTTTTTTCTTTCATTTCTACTTCAGATGCAGCTCCTACATAAAGGACAGCAACTCCACCAGCTAATTTAGCAAGACGTTCTTGTAATTTTTCTTTATCATAATCAGATGTAGTAGATTCTATTTGAGCTTTTATTTGATCTACACGTGCTCTTATATCCTTTTTACTACCTCCACCATTAATAATAGTAGTATTATCTTTATCAATAATAACTCTTTCAGCTTTTCCAAGCATTTTTAATTTAACATCTTCTAATTTACTTCCAGTTTCCTCTGAAATTACAGTACCTCCTGTAAGAATAGCAATATCTTCTAACATTGCTTTTCTTCTATCTCCAAATCCTGGAGCTTTTATAGCTGCTACTTTTAATGTTCCTCGAATTTTATTTACTACTAAAGTAGCTAATGCTTCACCTTCTACTTCTTCAGAAATAATAAGTAAAGGTTTACCTGATTGAGCTACAGGCTCTAATATAGGTAATAAATCCTTCATTGCAGCAATTTTTTTATCAGATAGTAGAATTTGTGGTTGATCAAATTCTGTTATCATTTTCTCAGTATTTGTTACAAAATAAGGAGATTGATAACCTCTATCAAATTGCATACCTTCTACTACATCTACTGATGTATCTGTTCCTTTTGCTTCTTCTACAGTAATTACTCCTTCTTTTCCAACTTTTTCAAAAGCATCTGCTATTAATGCACCAGTTTTTTCATCATTATTTGCAGATATAGAAGCTACTTGTTTTATTTTATCGGTATTTCCTCCAACTTCTCTAGATTGTTTTTTTAAATCTAAAATAACAACTTCTAATGCTTTATCTATTCCTCTTTTTAAATCCATTGGATTTGCTCCAGCCGCTACATTTTTTAACCCTTCTCTAACGATAGCTTGAGCTAATACAGTTGCAGTTGTTGTCCCATCTCCAGCTACATCATTAGTTTTTGAAGCTACTTCTTTAACCATTTGGGCTCCTAGATTTTCTATTGAATCTTCTAATTCTATTTCTTTAGCTACAGTAACTCCATCTTTAGTTACTTGAGGACCTCCAAAAGACTTTTGTAATACTACATTACGTCCTTTTGGTCCTAAAGTTACTTTAACCGCATTAGCTAATGCATCTACTCCTTTTTTTAATTTATCTCTTGCTTCAATATCAAATTTAATATCTTTTGCCATAATTTTTATATTTTTTAAATTACAAGTTATGGATTATTCATAATTATTTATTATTTCAATAATTAATTATTATATAACTGCTATTACATCAGATTCCCGCATGATAAGATATTCTTCTCCTTCCCATTTTAATTCAGTTCCAGAATATTTTCCATATAAAATTCTATCTCCTTTTTTTAGAATCATAGGTTCATTTTTTTTTCCATTTCCAATAGATATCACAGTTCCTTTTTGTGGTTTTTCCTTTGCAGTATCAGGAATTATTATACCTGATGCTGTTTTTGTTTCAGCAGGATCAGGTTTTACTAGTACTCGATCTGCTAAAGGTTTAATCTTTACTTCCATCATATTTAAAATAATTTTTAAAGTTAATGATACTAATCCCGTTCAAAGCCAAAAACATGCCAAATAAAAAATATTTGAATTTTTTGTATTTAACTAATATTATATGCCATAATGACATATTTTTTTTTATAAATTATGTTTTAATAAATAATTAAAAAATAAAACTAAAAAAAATATAAAAATAGATAATATCCAAGTTAATTTTTCTAAAAAATTATTTGTTCTTTTAATTCCAAAAAGTCTAAAATTTTTATCCATAAAAGATTGATAAAAAATTCCTTTTTTAGGATTTTGTATTAAAATTATTATAATAAGAAAAAAACATATTAAAATAATAAACATTCCTATAAATATAATTGAATACATACATAATTAATTACCAATTATTAAATATTTTATTATATAATTGAGAAACTAAATTATTAATAATTTTTTCTGTTATAAGATAATTTTCTAATGGAAAGTTATCTTGTTGAGAAAAAGATTTTACAATATCAAAATATTTTTCCCAATTTTTTTCTGGATTTAAATTATCTTTACAATAAATTTTTACTGTCATTTTAATAAATTTTAATTTTGAATTTCTTTTTTTAATTATTTTATAGTCTATAAAATCTCCAGATAAATGAATATTCCCTCCTTTTTTTACAAAATTCCAAGGAGTGTGTTTTAAAATAAAATTTTCAAATTTTTTTTTAAATTCAAAAGAAATAGATTTTCCTGAAATATTTATATTATTATCTGAAAAATTTCCAATTTCTATTGTTTTTTTATCTTTATCCAATAAAAAAGGTTTATAATGACAATGACTATTATTTAAAAAAACGTAAAAGAGAAATATAATAAAAATATTTTTATAAACCATATTGTTTAATTTTTCTATATAATGTTCTTTCTGAAATACCTAATTCTATTGCGGTTTTCTTTCTTTTTCCATTATTTTTTTTTAAAGCTTTTTTAATAAATTCAATTTCTTTTTTTTGTAATGAAAAAGAATTAGATTCTTTTTTTGAAACATCTTCTTCTATTTCTTCATAATCGAAATCATATTTTGATAAAGGTTTTGAAGAATTTTCTAATTGAAATATTGAATCTTTTACTATAGATTTAATAGAATTATTGGAAGGTTTAATTATTTTTCCAAATACTTTTTCCATAAGTTCTTGATTTTTTTTTATAAATTTATTATCATTGTTATTTTTTATTAATTGTAAGGTTAAGTTTTTAAGATGATTTAAACTTTTTTTCATATCAAATAAAATTTTATATAGAAAATCTCTTTCGTTAGAAAAATTTTGAAAAAAATACTCATTATTTATTGGATGAGAAAATGATAAAAATGGGATATTTTCTGGAATATATTCTTTTAATTTTTCTGATGAAATTTCACGTTTTTTTTCTATTACTGACATTTGTTCTATAATATTTTTTAATTGTCTTATATTTCCAGGCCAAGGATATTTTTCTAGATATATTATAGCATCTTCAGTCAATTTCATTGAAGGAATATGATATTTATCTGAAAAATCATTAGAAAATTTTTTAAATAATAATTTAATATCATTTTTACGAAAACGTAAAGGAGGAAGATTTATTTGAACTGTATTAAGACGATAATATAAATCTTCTCTAAATTTTCCTTTTTGAATAGATTCTAGAAGATTTAAATTAGTTGCAGCTACAATTCGTATATTAGTTTTTTGTATTTTAGAAGACCCAACTTTTATAAATTCACCTGTTTCTAAAATTCGAAGTAGACGAACTTGTGTAGTTAAAGGTAATTCACCAACTTCATCTAAAAATATAGTTCCTCCATTTGCACCTTCAAAATATCCTTTTCGCATATTTGTAGCTCCTGTAAAAGATCCTTTTTCATGTCCAAATAATTCACTATCAATAGTTCCTTCTGGAATTGCCCCACAATTTACAGCAATATAAGAATGATGTTTTCTATAGGAAAATTGATGAATTATTTTAGGAATAAATTCTTTTCCTACTCCACTTTCTCCAAGAACTAGTACGGAAATATCTGTTGGTGCAACTTGAATAGTTTTTTCTAAAGCTCTATGTAAAGCATAATCATTCCCAATAATGGAAAATTTTTTTTTTATGTTATGAATAGATTCCATATATGGATTTTACTTATTTATTTTTTTTCTATTCCTATTCCTATTAATGTAGCAGATGTATAATCTATTATTTTTATAAAAACGGTTTCTCCTATTTTATAAGTTTTTTTTGGAAAAACTATTACAATATTTTGAGTATTTTTTCCATACCAATATTGATTATTTTTTTTAGATTCTCCTTCTATTAAAACTTCTTGAATTTTTCCTATATATTTTTTCATTTGAAAAATAGAATGATCTCTTTGAAGGTTAATAATTTCTTGTAATCGTTTTTTTTTTATAAATTCTGGAACATTATTTTCTAATTTATTATAAGAATAAGTT from Blattabacterium sp. (Cryptocercus punctulatus) str. Cpu harbors:
- a CDS encoding DUF3276 family protein — translated: MDEKENIKERNEICSRTLKTGSRTYFFDARETRAGDYYLTITESKKIFSESGEITYKKHKIYLYKEDFSKFQSILDDMIRFIINEKGREVISERHQKDFKNHTFNQEIKKIHKKPLEKKNITNINFEDI
- a CDS encoding HAD family hydrolase encodes the protein MKNINTFIFDVDGVLTNCTLNLFPDGNMVRQMFAKDGFAIELAKDRGYNLCIITRGADLMVFRRLRDFNIQYIYQGIDNKKKYLDEYCNILNITRKKILYMGDDIPDIEIMQSVALPCSPIDAVPEVKKVSKYISPKKGGRGCVRDVIEQTLKIQKKLVIIIKKK
- the groL gene encoding chaperonin GroEL (60 kDa chaperone family; promotes refolding of misfolded polypeptides especially under stressful conditions; forms two stacked rings of heptamers to form a barrel-shaped 14mer; ends can be capped by GroES; misfolded proteins enter the barrel where they are refolded when GroES binds), with amino-acid sequence MAKDIKFDIEARDKLKKGVDALANAVKVTLGPKGRNVVLQKSFGGPQVTKDGVTVAKEIELEDSIENLGAQMVKEVASKTNDVAGDGTTTATVLAQAIVREGLKNVAAGANPMDLKRGIDKALEVVILDLKKQSREVGGNTDKIKQVASISANNDEKTGALIADAFEKVGKEGVITVEEAKGTDTSVDVVEGMQFDRGYQSPYFVTNTEKMITEFDQPQILLSDKKIAAMKDLLPILEPVAQSGKPLLIISEEVEGEALATLVVNKIRGTLKVAAIKAPGFGDRRKAMLEDIAILTGGTVISEETGSKLEDVKLKMLGKAERVIIDKDNTTIINGGGSKKDIRARVDQIKAQIESTTSDYDKEKLQERLAKLAGGVAVLYVGAASEVEMKEKKDRVDDALNATRAAVEEGIVAGGGVALVRAIKSLENIIGDNSDQDTGIQIVRRSLEEPLRQIVANAGGEGSVVVAKVAEGKGDFGYDAKIGEYKNMIVEGIIDPTKVARVALENAASVSGMLLTTECVVTEIKKDEPSSPPMPGAGGGGMGGMM
- the groES gene encoding co-chaperone GroES; its protein translation is MMEVKIKPLADRVLVKPDPAETKTASGIIIPDTAKEKPQKGTVISIGNGKKNEPMILKKGDRILYGKYSGTELKWEGEEYLIMRESDVIAVI
- the secG gene encoding preprotein translocase subunit SecG; its protein translation is MYSIIFIGMFIILICFFLIIIILIQNPKKGIFYQSFMDKNFRLFGIKRTNNFLEKLTWILSIFIFFLVLFFNYLLKHNL
- a CDS encoding sigma 54-interacting transcriptional regulator; its protein translation is MESIHNIKKKFSIIGNDYALHRALEKTIQVAPTDISVLVLGESGVGKEFIPKIIHQFSYRKHHSYIAVNCGAIPEGTIDSELFGHEKGSFTGATNMRKGYFEGANGGTIFLDEVGELPLTTQVRLLRILETGEFIKVGSSKIQKTNIRIVAATNLNLLESIQKGKFREDLYYRLNTVQINLPPLRFRKNDIKLLFKKFSNDFSDKYHIPSMKLTEDAIIYLEKYPWPGNIRQLKNIIEQMSVIEKKREISSEKLKEYIPENIPFLSFSHPINNEYFFQNFSNERDFLYKILFDMKKSLNHLKNLTLQLIKNNNDNKFIKKNQELMEKVFGKIIKPSNNSIKSIVKDSIFQLENSSKPLSKYDFDYEEIEEDVSKKESNSFSLQKKEIEFIKKALKKNNGKRKKTAIELGISERTLYRKIKQYGL